One window of the Salminus brasiliensis chromosome 1, fSalBra1.hap2, whole genome shotgun sequence genome contains the following:
- the filip1b gene encoding filamin-A-interacting protein 1 isoform X2, with product MRSRTSGMETPDGGHLQVKQPGKIFHKDKEQGDSIQELMKKTPTAEMEKEMERKDENVVPATVKRTQKPTEKCRRKAGLMELSKEDLVRLLGIMEGEVQAREDIIHMLKTEQKRPEALEAHYGSAVPVKPLQALQRDCQLTCDRTAQDDVYEIPMMELDRLEEKHRETYRRMLEQLLLAEKCHRRTVTELESEKRKHVDFMNKSDDFTNLLEQERERLKRLLEQEKVYQARKDKDHSKRLEKVREELVKLKSFALMLVDERQLHVEQIDLQSQKILDLSKKLQEREQHLESISTKSKEDSRRIKNLEVELEQKTAKFAQEQEEMTTKLSSQETQSRQLRMKLASLSRRIEELEESNKALQKSEEDLQELRDKISRGECGNSSLMAELENLRKRVLEMEGKDEEITKTEVQCKELRRKLQHEENHSREMKLEIEKLQKRMVDLEKLEGAFNVSKSECALLHTNLEREKNLTKNLARELESVKNHVKDLECSESRLEKAELSLKDDLTKLKSFTVILVDERKNMAERIKQEEQKSEDMSKMFKAEQYKVMEVTEKLIEESKKLLKLKSEMEIKVSTLMKEKDDLRTRLASEEENRKDLSAKVNLMKKRMDCLEETERKSLRSRAEVDKAGFSDEDNKVKELTEEIERLKNRLKQLEVVEGDLMKTEDEYDMLEKKFRTEQDKANALSQLIEEMKMQIARNKAIEKGEAISQEAELRLRCKMEEARTRDLQADVLALKEKIHEMMNTEDQLSQLQVDYTVLQQRLIEEEDRKKSMSQQILNLTKELEVTKRYSRALRPSLNGRRIVDVPLTSTAVQTDAESNEVVEEETPAVFIRKSVLEENHVMSNLRQKGLKKPAVLDRYPPASAELSMRKSWIPWMKKKDGDAQDGSDKGTHRINGDASPELTMSPKPGQPLHIRVTPDHQNSTATLEITSPRAEDFFSSTTIIPTLGLQKPRITIVPKPTTVSQKSTHNATSCGPERTKSPVTITTISRAKSPEGSNGAYADRSTSPVSVITVSTTPVAQACVSPEPQETTMGRAMFKVTPEKQTVPTPIRKYNSNSSIITTEDNKIHIHLGSQFKRTQDASSSSPHTLTVRPLSVSAESKEVSTGTVLRAPRQTSTSIGKTTSGKMTSSITITPITSAPSRPTQSVSGTDVQSSRSAATRIPMSKENVVLHMTFEPR from the exons ATGAGGTCCAGGACGAGTGGAATGGAAACTCCAGACGGTGGGCACCTGCAGGTCAAACAGCCTGGGAAAATCTTCCACAAAGACAAGGAGCAGGGGGACAGCATACAGGAGCTGATGAAGAAAACTCCCACTGCTGAGATGGAAAAGGAGatggaaagaaaggatgagaaTGTTGTCCCTGCAACAGTGAAGAGGACTCAGAAACCCACAGAGAAGTGCAGGAGGAAGGCGGGACTGATGGAGCTCTCTAAAGAAGATCTGGTTCGGCTTCTCGGGATCATGGAGGGAGAGGTACAG GCGCGTGAGGACATTATTCACATGCTGAAGACTGAGCAGAAGCGACCCGAGGCCCTGGAGGCTCATTACGGCTCTGCTGTCCCAGTCAAACCCTTACAGGCCCTGCAGAGGGACTGTCAGCTGACCTGCGACAGGACGGCCCAAGATGACGTGTATGAAATCCCCATGATGGAG ctggacCGTCTGGAGGAAAAGCACAGAGAGACGTACAGGCGCATGCTGGAGCAGTTGCTGCTGGCTGAGAAATGCCACCGCCGCACCGTCACCGAACTAGAGAGCGAAAAGCGCAAACATGTCGATTTCATGAACAAGAGCGACGACTTCACCAACCTGCTGGAACAGGAGCGTGAGAG ACTGAAAAGACTGCTGGAGCAGGAGAAGGTGTACCAAGCCCGTAAGGACAAGGATCACAGCAAACGGctggagaaagtgagagaagagTTGGTGAAGCTGAAGTCTTTTGCCCTGATGCTGGTGGACGAGAGGCAGCTCCACGTTGAACAGATTGATCTGCAAAGCCAGAAAATCCTGGACCTCAGCAAAAAGCTACAGGAGAGAGAGCAACATCTTGAGAGCATCTCCACCAAATCCAAAGAGGACAGTCGGAGGATTAAGAACTTGGAGGTGGAGTTAGAGCAGAAGACTGCAAAGTTTGCTCAGGAACAGGAGGAGATGACCACAAAGCTGTCCAGTCAGGAGACCCAGAGCCGGCAGTTACGCATGAAGCTGGCCAGTTTATCGCGGAGAattgaggagctggaggagagcaACAAGGCGCTGCAGAAATCTGAGGAGGATTTGCAAGAGCTCAGGGACAAGATCAGCAGGGGAGAATGCGGAAACTCAAGTCTCATGGCGGAGCTGGAGAACCTGCGCAAGAGAGTGCTAGAGATGGAGGGGAAAGATGAAGAGATCACAAAAACAGAAGTACAGTGCAAGGAGCTGAGAAGAAAACTCCAACACGAGGAAAATCACAGTCGGGAAATGAAACTCGAAATTGAAAAGCTACAGAAAAGGATGGTGGACCTAGAGAAACTTGAGGGAGCTTTTAATGTAAGCAAGTCAGAGTGTGCCCTACTTCACACAAACCTGGAACGAGAGAAGAATTTGACAAAGAACTTGGCCAGAGAGCTTGAAAGTGTTAAAAATCATGTTAAAGATCTGGAGTGCTCAGAGTCAAGGCTGGAAAAGGCTGAACTTAGCTTGAAGGATGACTTGACAAAGCTGAAATCATTTACTGTAATATTAGTAGATGAGAGGAAAAACATGGCAGAGAGAATCAAACAAGAAGAGCAAAAAAGTGAAGACATGAGTAAGATGTTCAAGGCTGAGCAGTACAAGGTCATGGAAGTCACAGAGAAACTGATTGAGGAGAGCAAAAAGCTCTTGAAACTGAAATCGGAAATGGAGATAAAAGTATCCACTCTAATGAAGGAGAAAGACGACCTGAGGACTAGACTTGCAAGTGAAGAGGAGAATCGAAAGGATCTCAGCGCAAAGGTCAACTTAATGAAGAAGCGAATGGATTGTTTGGAAGAGACTGAAAGAAAATCCTTGAGAAGTAGAGCCGAAGTTGACAAGGCAGGTTTTTCTGATGAGGACAACAAGGTTAAGGAGTTAACAGAAGAGATTGAGAGGCTGAAGAACCGCCTGAAGCAGCTTGAAGTTGTGGAAGGTGATTTGATGAAGACTGAGGATGAGTATGACATGCTTGAAAAGAAGTTCAGAACAGAGCAAGACAAAGCCAATGCCCTTTCTCAGCTTATAGAggaaatgaagatgcagattgCCAGGAACAAAGCAATAGAAAAGGGGGAGGCTATTAGCCAAGAAGCTGAGCTAAGATTGAGGTGCAAGATGGAGGAAGCCAGAACCAGAGATTTGCAGGCAGATGTCTTGGCCCTCAAAGAGAAGATTCATGAAATGATGAACACAGAGGATCAGTTATCTCAGCTTCAGGTCGATTACACTGTGCTTCAGCAGAGGCTAATCGAAGAAGAGGACAGAAAGAAAAGTATGAGCCAGCAAATCCTGAACCTCACAAAGGAGCTAGAGGTCACCAAGCGCTACAGTCGAGCCCTGCGGCCTAGCCTGAATGGAAGGAGGATAGTGGACGTTCCCCTTACTTCGACAGCTGTGCAGACAGATGCAGAAAGTAATGAAGTTGTAGAAGAGGAAACTCCAGCAGTTTTCATAAGGAAATCTGTTCTGGAAGAAAATCACGTGATGAGCAATCTGAGGCAGAAAGGCCTCAAGAAACCGGCGGTCCTGGACCGCTATCCACCTGCGTCGGCAGAACTAAGTATGAGAAAATCGTGGATTCCCTGGATGAAGAAGAAGGATGGTGATGCACAGGATGGCTCTGACAAGGGAACACATAGGATTAATGGGGATGCATCACCTGAGCTCACCATGTCTCCAAAGCCAGGGCAGCCATTGCACATCAGAGTGACTCCAGATCATCAAAACAGCACTGCCACTTTGGAGATCACCAGCCCTCGTGCGGAGGACTTTTTCTCAAGCACTACCATTATCCCCACTTTGGGCCTGCAGAAGCCTCGGATCACTATAGTTCCTAAACCCACTACTGTGTCACAAAAGAGCACTCATAATGCAACATCATGTGGACCGGAGAGGACCAAGTCTCCAGTGACCATTACAACCATTTCCAGAGCCAAGTCCCCAGAAGGAAGCAATGGTGCTTACGCTGACCGCTCAACCTCTCCTGTCTCAGTCATCACAGTCAGCACCACCCCAGTTGCCCAGGCATGTGTCTCTCCGGAGCCCCAAGAGACGACCATGGGCCGGGCCATGTTTAAAGTGACCCCAGAAAAGCAGACGGTACCGACACCAATCCGCAAGTACAACTCCAACAGCAGCATCATAACGACAGAGGACAACAAAATTCACATTCACTTGGGTTCGCAATTCAAGAGGACTCAGGatgccagcagcagcagtccaCACACTCTCACGGTGAGGCCACTCAGTGTGAGTGCAGAGAGCAAGGAGGTGTCTACCGGGACCGTCCTGCGTGCACCTCGACAAACCTCCACTTCGATTGGGAAGACCACCTCCGGCAAAATGACAAGCAGCATCACCATAACCCCCATCACCTCTGCTCCTTCCAGACCTACACAGTCTGTG TCCGGGACGGACGTGCAGTCATCTCGGTCGGCAGCCACGCGAATCCCTATGTCAAAAG AAAATGTTGTGCTCCACATGACTTTTGAGCCTCGCTGA
- the filip1b gene encoding filamin-A-interacting protein 1 isoform X3 — MLVDERQLHVEQIDLQSQKILDLSKKLQEREQHLESISTKSKEDSRRIKNLEVELEQKTAKFAQEQEEMTTKLSSQETQSRQLRMKLASLSRRIEELEESNKALQKSEEDLQELRDKISRGECGNSSLMAELENLRKRVLEMEGKDEEITKTEVQCKELRRKLQHEENHSREMKLEIEKLQKRMVDLEKLEGAFNVSKSECALLHTNLEREKNLTKNLARELESVKNHVKDLECSESRLEKAELSLKDDLTKLKSFTVILVDERKNMAERIKQEEQKSEDMSKMFKAEQYKVMEVTEKLIEESKKLLKLKSEMEIKVSTLMKEKDDLRTRLASEEENRKDLSAKVNLMKKRMDCLEETERKSLRSRAEVDKAGFSDEDNKVKELTEEIERLKNRLKQLEVVEGDLMKTEDEYDMLEKKFRTEQDKANALSQLIEEMKMQIARNKAIEKGEAISQEAELRLRCKMEEARTRDLQADVLALKEKIHEMMNTEDQLSQLQVDYTVLQQRLIEEEDRKKSMSQQILNLTKELEVTKRYSRALRPSLNGRRIVDVPLTSTAVQTDAESNEVVEEETPAVFIRKSVLEENHVMSNLRQKGLKKPAVLDRYPPASAELSMRKSWIPWMKKKDGDAQDGSDKGTHRINGDASPELTMSPKPGQPLHIRVTPDHQNSTATLEITSPRAEDFFSSTTIIPTLGLQKPRITIVPKPTTVSQKSTHNATSCGPERTKSPVTITTISRAKSPEGSNGAYADRSTSPVSVITVSTTPVAQACVSPEPQETTMGRAMFKVTPEKQTVPTPIRKYNSNSSIITTEDNKIHIHLGSQFKRTQDASSSSPHTLTVRPLSVSAESKEVSTGTVLRAPRQTSTSIGKTTSGKMTSSITITPITSAPSRPTQSVSGTDVQSSRSAATRIPMSKGMKTGKAVVGLAAVSRIESRAESQSMKIELRKSAVFSAVSTSGGKC; from the exons ATGCTGGTGGACGAGAGGCAGCTCCACGTTGAACAGATTGATCTGCAAAGCCAGAAAATCCTGGACCTCAGCAAAAAGCTACAGGAGAGAGAGCAACATCTTGAGAGCATCTCCACCAAATCCAAAGAGGACAGTCGGAGGATTAAGAACTTGGAGGTGGAGTTAGAGCAGAAGACTGCAAAGTTTGCTCAGGAACAGGAGGAGATGACCACAAAGCTGTCCAGTCAGGAGACCCAGAGCCGGCAGTTACGCATGAAGCTGGCCAGTTTATCGCGGAGAattgaggagctggaggagagcaACAAGGCGCTGCAGAAATCTGAGGAGGATTTGCAAGAGCTCAGGGACAAGATCAGCAGGGGAGAATGCGGAAACTCAAGTCTCATGGCGGAGCTGGAGAACCTGCGCAAGAGAGTGCTAGAGATGGAGGGGAAAGATGAAGAGATCACAAAAACAGAAGTACAGTGCAAGGAGCTGAGAAGAAAACTCCAACACGAGGAAAATCACAGTCGGGAAATGAAACTCGAAATTGAAAAGCTACAGAAAAGGATGGTGGACCTAGAGAAACTTGAGGGAGCTTTTAATGTAAGCAAGTCAGAGTGTGCCCTACTTCACACAAACCTGGAACGAGAGAAGAATTTGACAAAGAACTTGGCCAGAGAGCTTGAAAGTGTTAAAAATCATGTTAAAGATCTGGAGTGCTCAGAGTCAAGGCTGGAAAAGGCTGAACTTAGCTTGAAGGATGACTTGACAAAGCTGAAATCATTTACTGTAATATTAGTAGATGAGAGGAAAAACATGGCAGAGAGAATCAAACAAGAAGAGCAAAAAAGTGAAGACATGAGTAAGATGTTCAAGGCTGAGCAGTACAAGGTCATGGAAGTCACAGAGAAACTGATTGAGGAGAGCAAAAAGCTCTTGAAACTGAAATCGGAAATGGAGATAAAAGTATCCACTCTAATGAAGGAGAAAGACGACCTGAGGACTAGACTTGCAAGTGAAGAGGAGAATCGAAAGGATCTCAGCGCAAAGGTCAACTTAATGAAGAAGCGAATGGATTGTTTGGAAGAGACTGAAAGAAAATCCTTGAGAAGTAGAGCCGAAGTTGACAAGGCAGGTTTTTCTGATGAGGACAACAAGGTTAAGGAGTTAACAGAAGAGATTGAGAGGCTGAAGAACCGCCTGAAGCAGCTTGAAGTTGTGGAAGGTGATTTGATGAAGACTGAGGATGAGTATGACATGCTTGAAAAGAAGTTCAGAACAGAGCAAGACAAAGCCAATGCCCTTTCTCAGCTTATAGAggaaatgaagatgcagattgCCAGGAACAAAGCAATAGAAAAGGGGGAGGCTATTAGCCAAGAAGCTGAGCTAAGATTGAGGTGCAAGATGGAGGAAGCCAGAACCAGAGATTTGCAGGCAGATGTCTTGGCCCTCAAAGAGAAGATTCATGAAATGATGAACACAGAGGATCAGTTATCTCAGCTTCAGGTCGATTACACTGTGCTTCAGCAGAGGCTAATCGAAGAAGAGGACAGAAAGAAAAGTATGAGCCAGCAAATCCTGAACCTCACAAAGGAGCTAGAGGTCACCAAGCGCTACAGTCGAGCCCTGCGGCCTAGCCTGAATGGAAGGAGGATAGTGGACGTTCCCCTTACTTCGACAGCTGTGCAGACAGATGCAGAAAGTAATGAAGTTGTAGAAGAGGAAACTCCAGCAGTTTTCATAAGGAAATCTGTTCTGGAAGAAAATCACGTGATGAGCAATCTGAGGCAGAAAGGCCTCAAGAAACCGGCGGTCCTGGACCGCTATCCACCTGCGTCGGCAGAACTAAGTATGAGAAAATCGTGGATTCCCTGGATGAAGAAGAAGGATGGTGATGCACAGGATGGCTCTGACAAGGGAACACATAGGATTAATGGGGATGCATCACCTGAGCTCACCATGTCTCCAAAGCCAGGGCAGCCATTGCACATCAGAGTGACTCCAGATCATCAAAACAGCACTGCCACTTTGGAGATCACCAGCCCTCGTGCGGAGGACTTTTTCTCAAGCACTACCATTATCCCCACTTTGGGCCTGCAGAAGCCTCGGATCACTATAGTTCCTAAACCCACTACTGTGTCACAAAAGAGCACTCATAATGCAACATCATGTGGACCGGAGAGGACCAAGTCTCCAGTGACCATTACAACCATTTCCAGAGCCAAGTCCCCAGAAGGAAGCAATGGTGCTTACGCTGACCGCTCAACCTCTCCTGTCTCAGTCATCACAGTCAGCACCACCCCAGTTGCCCAGGCATGTGTCTCTCCGGAGCCCCAAGAGACGACCATGGGCCGGGCCATGTTTAAAGTGACCCCAGAAAAGCAGACGGTACCGACACCAATCCGCAAGTACAACTCCAACAGCAGCATCATAACGACAGAGGACAACAAAATTCACATTCACTTGGGTTCGCAATTCAAGAGGACTCAGGatgccagcagcagcagtccaCACACTCTCACGGTGAGGCCACTCAGTGTGAGTGCAGAGAGCAAGGAGGTGTCTACCGGGACCGTCCTGCGTGCACCTCGACAAACCTCCACTTCGATTGGGAAGACCACCTCCGGCAAAATGACAAGCAGCATCACCATAACCCCCATCACCTCTGCTCCTTCCAGACCTACACAGTCTGTG TCCGGGACGGACGTGCAGTCATCTCGGTCGGCAGCCACGCGAATCCCTATGTCAAAAGGTATGAAAACAGGCAAAGCGGTGGTGGGCCTTGCCGCGGTGTCCAGGATAGAGTCTCGTGCTGAAAGCCAGTCAATGAAAATTGAACTGAGGAAGTCTGCAGTGTTCAGTGCTGTATCCACGTCAGGTGGCAAGTGCTGA
- the filip1b gene encoding filamin-A-interacting protein 1 isoform X1 yields the protein MRSRTSGMETPDGGHLQVKQPGKIFHKDKEQGDSIQELMKKTPTAEMEKEMERKDENVVPATVKRTQKPTEKCRRKAGLMELSKEDLVRLLGIMEGEVQAREDIIHMLKTEQKRPEALEAHYGSAVPVKPLQALQRDCQLTCDRTAQDDVYEIPMMELDRLEEKHRETYRRMLEQLLLAEKCHRRTVTELESEKRKHVDFMNKSDDFTNLLEQERERLKRLLEQEKVYQARKDKDHSKRLEKVREELVKLKSFALMLVDERQLHVEQIDLQSQKILDLSKKLQEREQHLESISTKSKEDSRRIKNLEVELEQKTAKFAQEQEEMTTKLSSQETQSRQLRMKLASLSRRIEELEESNKALQKSEEDLQELRDKISRGECGNSSLMAELENLRKRVLEMEGKDEEITKTEVQCKELRRKLQHEENHSREMKLEIEKLQKRMVDLEKLEGAFNVSKSECALLHTNLEREKNLTKNLARELESVKNHVKDLECSESRLEKAELSLKDDLTKLKSFTVILVDERKNMAERIKQEEQKSEDMSKMFKAEQYKVMEVTEKLIEESKKLLKLKSEMEIKVSTLMKEKDDLRTRLASEEENRKDLSAKVNLMKKRMDCLEETERKSLRSRAEVDKAGFSDEDNKVKELTEEIERLKNRLKQLEVVEGDLMKTEDEYDMLEKKFRTEQDKANALSQLIEEMKMQIARNKAIEKGEAISQEAELRLRCKMEEARTRDLQADVLALKEKIHEMMNTEDQLSQLQVDYTVLQQRLIEEEDRKKSMSQQILNLTKELEVTKRYSRALRPSLNGRRIVDVPLTSTAVQTDAESNEVVEEETPAVFIRKSVLEENHVMSNLRQKGLKKPAVLDRYPPASAELSMRKSWIPWMKKKDGDAQDGSDKGTHRINGDASPELTMSPKPGQPLHIRVTPDHQNSTATLEITSPRAEDFFSSTTIIPTLGLQKPRITIVPKPTTVSQKSTHNATSCGPERTKSPVTITTISRAKSPEGSNGAYADRSTSPVSVITVSTTPVAQACVSPEPQETTMGRAMFKVTPEKQTVPTPIRKYNSNSSIITTEDNKIHIHLGSQFKRTQDASSSSPHTLTVRPLSVSAESKEVSTGTVLRAPRQTSTSIGKTTSGKMTSSITITPITSAPSRPTQSVSGTDVQSSRSAATRIPMSKGMKTGKAVVGLAAVSRIESRAESQSMKIELRKSAVFSAVSTSGGKC from the exons ATGAGGTCCAGGACGAGTGGAATGGAAACTCCAGACGGTGGGCACCTGCAGGTCAAACAGCCTGGGAAAATCTTCCACAAAGACAAGGAGCAGGGGGACAGCATACAGGAGCTGATGAAGAAAACTCCCACTGCTGAGATGGAAAAGGAGatggaaagaaaggatgagaaTGTTGTCCCTGCAACAGTGAAGAGGACTCAGAAACCCACAGAGAAGTGCAGGAGGAAGGCGGGACTGATGGAGCTCTCTAAAGAAGATCTGGTTCGGCTTCTCGGGATCATGGAGGGAGAGGTACAG GCGCGTGAGGACATTATTCACATGCTGAAGACTGAGCAGAAGCGACCCGAGGCCCTGGAGGCTCATTACGGCTCTGCTGTCCCAGTCAAACCCTTACAGGCCCTGCAGAGGGACTGTCAGCTGACCTGCGACAGGACGGCCCAAGATGACGTGTATGAAATCCCCATGATGGAG ctggacCGTCTGGAGGAAAAGCACAGAGAGACGTACAGGCGCATGCTGGAGCAGTTGCTGCTGGCTGAGAAATGCCACCGCCGCACCGTCACCGAACTAGAGAGCGAAAAGCGCAAACATGTCGATTTCATGAACAAGAGCGACGACTTCACCAACCTGCTGGAACAGGAGCGTGAGAG ACTGAAAAGACTGCTGGAGCAGGAGAAGGTGTACCAAGCCCGTAAGGACAAGGATCACAGCAAACGGctggagaaagtgagagaagagTTGGTGAAGCTGAAGTCTTTTGCCCTGATGCTGGTGGACGAGAGGCAGCTCCACGTTGAACAGATTGATCTGCAAAGCCAGAAAATCCTGGACCTCAGCAAAAAGCTACAGGAGAGAGAGCAACATCTTGAGAGCATCTCCACCAAATCCAAAGAGGACAGTCGGAGGATTAAGAACTTGGAGGTGGAGTTAGAGCAGAAGACTGCAAAGTTTGCTCAGGAACAGGAGGAGATGACCACAAAGCTGTCCAGTCAGGAGACCCAGAGCCGGCAGTTACGCATGAAGCTGGCCAGTTTATCGCGGAGAattgaggagctggaggagagcaACAAGGCGCTGCAGAAATCTGAGGAGGATTTGCAAGAGCTCAGGGACAAGATCAGCAGGGGAGAATGCGGAAACTCAAGTCTCATGGCGGAGCTGGAGAACCTGCGCAAGAGAGTGCTAGAGATGGAGGGGAAAGATGAAGAGATCACAAAAACAGAAGTACAGTGCAAGGAGCTGAGAAGAAAACTCCAACACGAGGAAAATCACAGTCGGGAAATGAAACTCGAAATTGAAAAGCTACAGAAAAGGATGGTGGACCTAGAGAAACTTGAGGGAGCTTTTAATGTAAGCAAGTCAGAGTGTGCCCTACTTCACACAAACCTGGAACGAGAGAAGAATTTGACAAAGAACTTGGCCAGAGAGCTTGAAAGTGTTAAAAATCATGTTAAAGATCTGGAGTGCTCAGAGTCAAGGCTGGAAAAGGCTGAACTTAGCTTGAAGGATGACTTGACAAAGCTGAAATCATTTACTGTAATATTAGTAGATGAGAGGAAAAACATGGCAGAGAGAATCAAACAAGAAGAGCAAAAAAGTGAAGACATGAGTAAGATGTTCAAGGCTGAGCAGTACAAGGTCATGGAAGTCACAGAGAAACTGATTGAGGAGAGCAAAAAGCTCTTGAAACTGAAATCGGAAATGGAGATAAAAGTATCCACTCTAATGAAGGAGAAAGACGACCTGAGGACTAGACTTGCAAGTGAAGAGGAGAATCGAAAGGATCTCAGCGCAAAGGTCAACTTAATGAAGAAGCGAATGGATTGTTTGGAAGAGACTGAAAGAAAATCCTTGAGAAGTAGAGCCGAAGTTGACAAGGCAGGTTTTTCTGATGAGGACAACAAGGTTAAGGAGTTAACAGAAGAGATTGAGAGGCTGAAGAACCGCCTGAAGCAGCTTGAAGTTGTGGAAGGTGATTTGATGAAGACTGAGGATGAGTATGACATGCTTGAAAAGAAGTTCAGAACAGAGCAAGACAAAGCCAATGCCCTTTCTCAGCTTATAGAggaaatgaagatgcagattgCCAGGAACAAAGCAATAGAAAAGGGGGAGGCTATTAGCCAAGAAGCTGAGCTAAGATTGAGGTGCAAGATGGAGGAAGCCAGAACCAGAGATTTGCAGGCAGATGTCTTGGCCCTCAAAGAGAAGATTCATGAAATGATGAACACAGAGGATCAGTTATCTCAGCTTCAGGTCGATTACACTGTGCTTCAGCAGAGGCTAATCGAAGAAGAGGACAGAAAGAAAAGTATGAGCCAGCAAATCCTGAACCTCACAAAGGAGCTAGAGGTCACCAAGCGCTACAGTCGAGCCCTGCGGCCTAGCCTGAATGGAAGGAGGATAGTGGACGTTCCCCTTACTTCGACAGCTGTGCAGACAGATGCAGAAAGTAATGAAGTTGTAGAAGAGGAAACTCCAGCAGTTTTCATAAGGAAATCTGTTCTGGAAGAAAATCACGTGATGAGCAATCTGAGGCAGAAAGGCCTCAAGAAACCGGCGGTCCTGGACCGCTATCCACCTGCGTCGGCAGAACTAAGTATGAGAAAATCGTGGATTCCCTGGATGAAGAAGAAGGATGGTGATGCACAGGATGGCTCTGACAAGGGAACACATAGGATTAATGGGGATGCATCACCTGAGCTCACCATGTCTCCAAAGCCAGGGCAGCCATTGCACATCAGAGTGACTCCAGATCATCAAAACAGCACTGCCACTTTGGAGATCACCAGCCCTCGTGCGGAGGACTTTTTCTCAAGCACTACCATTATCCCCACTTTGGGCCTGCAGAAGCCTCGGATCACTATAGTTCCTAAACCCACTACTGTGTCACAAAAGAGCACTCATAATGCAACATCATGTGGACCGGAGAGGACCAAGTCTCCAGTGACCATTACAACCATTTCCAGAGCCAAGTCCCCAGAAGGAAGCAATGGTGCTTACGCTGACCGCTCAACCTCTCCTGTCTCAGTCATCACAGTCAGCACCACCCCAGTTGCCCAGGCATGTGTCTCTCCGGAGCCCCAAGAGACGACCATGGGCCGGGCCATGTTTAAAGTGACCCCAGAAAAGCAGACGGTACCGACACCAATCCGCAAGTACAACTCCAACAGCAGCATCATAACGACAGAGGACAACAAAATTCACATTCACTTGGGTTCGCAATTCAAGAGGACTCAGGatgccagcagcagcagtccaCACACTCTCACGGTGAGGCCACTCAGTGTGAGTGCAGAGAGCAAGGAGGTGTCTACCGGGACCGTCCTGCGTGCACCTCGACAAACCTCCACTTCGATTGGGAAGACCACCTCCGGCAAAATGACAAGCAGCATCACCATAACCCCCATCACCTCTGCTCCTTCCAGACCTACACAGTCTGTG TCCGGGACGGACGTGCAGTCATCTCGGTCGGCAGCCACGCGAATCCCTATGTCAAAAGGTATGAAAACAGGCAAAGCGGTGGTGGGCCTTGCCGCGGTGTCCAGGATAGAGTCTCGTGCTGAAAGCCAGTCAATGAAAATTGAACTGAGGAAGTCTGCAGTGTTCAGTGCTGTATCCACGTCAGGTGGCAAGTGCTGA